In a genomic window of Phreatobacter oligotrophus:
- a CDS encoding rhodanese family protein, which translates to MTIKHIAPAEAFAMLSHSATLVDIRETDEWRREHVPLASHHPLSSIERSPPKVAGAVIFHCRSGNRTAVNAQRLATTVPGAKVYVLEGGIEAWRDAGLPIVKDARQPIEIMRQVQIVAGSLGAVGTALGVLVHPGFLAVPGFVGLGLAFAGVTGTCAMARILSLAPWNRAALTSANA; encoded by the coding sequence ATGACCATCAAGCACATCGCCCCGGCCGAAGCCTTTGCCATGCTCTCCCATAGCGCCACCCTCGTCGACATTCGCGAGACGGATGAATGGCGCCGCGAGCACGTCCCGCTGGCGAGCCACCACCCGCTGTCATCGATCGAGCGCAGTCCGCCCAAAGTGGCGGGAGCGGTTATTTTCCACTGCCGGAGCGGCAACAGAACAGCCGTCAACGCCCAGCGTCTCGCGACCACCGTGCCGGGTGCGAAGGTTTACGTGCTCGAGGGCGGGATCGAGGCCTGGCGCGACGCAGGCCTTCCCATCGTCAAGGATGCGCGCCAGCCGATCGAGATCATGCGGCAGGTACAGATCGTTGCAGGTTCTCTGGGCGCAGTCGGCACCGCCCTCGGCGTTCTCGTGCATCCGGGCTTCCTGGCCGTCCCCGGCTTTGTGGGGCTGGGCCTCGCCTTTGCCGGCGTGACAGGCACCTGCGCCATGGCCCGCATTCTGTCGCTCGCACCGTGGAATCGTGCGGCCCTGACGTCGGCCAACGCCTGA
- a CDS encoding ArsR/SmtB family transcription factor: protein MNPLPDMLDPAAFEANALEVADTLRALANERRLQILCVLMEQEETNVGTLVSRIGISQSALSQHLAKMRDEGILAFRRESQTLWYRIADPRIRELMAELYRLYCRKA from the coding sequence ATGAACCCATTGCCCGACATGCTCGATCCGGCCGCCTTCGAGGCCAATGCGCTCGAGGTCGCCGACACGTTGCGCGCTCTCGCCAACGAGCGGCGCCTTCAGATCCTCTGCGTCCTGATGGAGCAGGAGGAGACGAATGTCGGGACCCTAGTCAGCAGGATCGGCATCAGCCAGTCGGCGCTGTCCCAGCATCTCGCCAAGATGCGGGACGAGGGCATTCTCGCCTTTCGCAGGGAAAGCCAGACGCTCTGGTATCGCATCGCCGATCCTCGCATCCGCGAGCTCATGGCCGAACTTTACCGCCTCTATTGCCGCAAGGCGTGA